The nucleotide window ATGGTAACCTTAGGGTTAAAGGTGAAAACTTTTACAGAGATGGTAAAAGAGTGAAGTTTTTGAATATGTATAAAGGTGGTAAATCCATCAGAAATGCAAAAGGTGATTTAATTAGAGCAGCTCCTTTACAAGGTACTGATGTACCGACTGCTAGGGTTCAACCAGATCGTCGTTGGTTTGGTAATACAAGAGTTATATCTCAAGATGCTATACAGCATTTTAGAGATGCTCTTGGAGAGACTAAAAATGATACATACAAGGTTTTGTTGAGGAGGAATAAGCTGCCTATGTCGtttttggaagagaaaGATACCCCGGAGTCTCCTAAGGCTAGGATTTTAGAAACTGAGTCTTACCAGCAGGCTTTCGGTCCTAAGGCGCAAAGGAAGAGACCCAAGGTTGCAGCCTCTTCTTTGGAGGAGTTAGCCGAGGCTTCTTCAAAGGACAACAAGGTTTTTGAAGAGAAGCAGGAGTTGAATGCTACTTTGGGCTTAATTTCCAACGAAAATAGTGAGAATGGGTGGTCTCAGATTGCAAAGGAAGCTATTTTTCACAAAGGTCAGTCGAAGCGTATCTGGAACGAACTTTATAAAGTCATTGACTCTTCTGATGTCGTTATTCATGTTCTAGATGCTAGAGATCCACTAGGAACTCGTTGTAACTCTGTTGAGGAATATATGAGGAAAGAAACTCCACACAAGCACTTAATCTATGTTCTAAACAAATGTGATTTGGTGCCTACTTGGGTTGCAGTATGTTAAACACAAGAAATTTTATTACTAACAATGAATGTATACAGAGGTGATATGATAGAGAAGAATCTTATGGACGCCAAAACTCTTAGTCAGGGTGCCTCTCCCCTAACGGAATAACACAGAGGTGCCCGTTATAGTTTTGGAAGATTAATACCATTCGCCCTTCTGCAACTGTCGTTTTGACAGTATTACGCAGACACGCACGCTTTTGTTTTAAAAGAATGCACCATTAGAATGAGAAGGATCTTATGAGTTGAGCATGGCTGTTGAAAAGACCCATTAATACCGTTGCTCGTAGTAAAGGACCTTACAATTTTTATTCAATTTTTTTCAGTTATCATTACCTCCGTATTCTTTACATTGATTGTATTTGATGGACTAGTACTAACATTTAAAATTTCAGGCTGCATGGGTTAAGCATTTATCCAAGGTACGTCCTACACTGGCGTTCCATGCTTCTATTACAAATTCATTTGGTAAAGGTTCCTTGATCCAGCTACTTCGTCAGTTCTCTCAGCTACATAAGGATAGGCAGCAGATTTCTGTTGGCTTTATTGGTTATCCTAATACTGGTAAGTCGTCGATTATAAACACCTTGCGTAAGAAAAAGGTCTGCCAGGTCGCTCCTATACCTGGCGAAACCAAAGTTTGGCAGTATATTACTTTAATGAAGAGAATCTTCCTTATTGACTGTCCTGGAATTGTGCCACCTTCTGCCAAAGATACTGAAGAGGACATTTTGTTTAGAAGTGTCGTTAGAGTTGAAAACGTTTCCAATCCAGAACAGTACATACCGGGTGTTCTAAGGCGGTGCAAGAAACACCATTTGGAAAGAACCTATGAAATATCCGGCTGGAACGATGCTACCGAATTTATTGAAATACTGGCAAGGAAACAGGGTAGGCTACTGAAAGGTGGTGAACCTGACGAAAGTGGTATAGCAAAGCAAGTTTTGAATGACTTTAACAGAGGTAAAATCCCATGGTTTGTACCACCTCCTGAGAGTGAGACAAAAAAGGATGAAGACTCAAAAGCTAAGGATTCAGACAGTGGAAAGCGCTCCGCAGCTGAAGTGGACGGAGAGAGTGAGGAAACCCAGCAAGATCACGAGCCTCCTAAAAAAAAGAAGGCTCAGAAGGCTCATTAGGATTTAAAAACATTTTTATAGAAAGGTTTAAGATAGAGGACAAATAACCTCATC belongs to Eremothecium sinecaudum strain ATCC 58844 chromosome IV, complete sequence and includes:
- the NOG2 gene encoding putative GTPase NOG2 (Syntenic homolog of Ashbya gossypii ABR120C; Syntenic homolog of Saccharomyces cerevisiae YNR053C (NOG2); 1-intron in Ashbya gossypii); translated protein: MGTAKKEKQRRIREGNTKDGNLRVKGENFYRDGKRVKFLNMYKGGKSIRNAKGDLIRAAPLQGTDVPTARVQPDRRWFGNTRVISQDAIQHFRDALGETKNDTYKVLLRRNKLPMSFLEEKDTPESPKARILETESYQQAFGPKAQRKRPKVAASSLEELAEASSKDNKVFEEKQELNATLGLISNENSENGWSQIAKEAIFHKGQSKRIWNELYKVIDSSDVVIHVLDARDPLGTRCNSVEEYMRKETPHKHLIYVLNKCDLVPTWVAAAWVKHLSKVRPTLAFHASITNSFGKGSLIQLLRQFSQLHKDRQQISVGFIGYPNTGKSSIINTLRKKKVCQVAPIPGETKVWQYITLMKRIFLIDCPGIVPPSAKDTEEDILFRSVVRVENVSNPEQYIPGVLRRCKKHHLERTYEISGWNDATEFIEILARKQGRLLKGGEPDESGIAKQVLNDFNRGKIPWFVPPPESETKKDEDSKAKDSDSGKRSAAEVDGESEETQQDHEPPKKKKAQKAH